From Clostridiales bacterium, the proteins below share one genomic window:
- the rplL gene encoding 50S ribosomal protein L7/L12: protein MADLDKMIEEIEKMTVLELNDLVKKIEEKFGVSAAAMAVAAPAAGGAAAPAAEEQTEFTVVLKEVGPNKIPVIKVVREITSLGLGEAKALVDGAPSTVKENVSKAEAEDMKKKFTEVGATVELK, encoded by the coding sequence ATGGCAGATTTGGATAAGATGATCGAAGAGATCGAAAAGATGACCGTCCTCGAACTTAACGACCTTGTTAAGAAGATCGAGGAGAAGTTCGGCGTATCGGCAGCCGCTATGGCTGTTGCGGCTCCCGCGGCAGGCGGCGCAGCTGCTCCCGCAGCCGAAGAGCAAACCGAGTTCACCGTCGTCCTTAAAGAGGTCGGCCCGAACAAGATCCCCGTTATCAAGGTTGTTCGTGAAATCACGTCGCTCGGCCTTGGCGAAGCGAAGGCGCTCGTCGACGGCGCGCCTTCGACCGTTAAAGAGAACGTTTCTAAGGCAGAAGCTGAAGATATGAAGAAGAAGTTCACCGAAGTCGGCGCTACCGTCGAACTTAAGTAA
- the rplK gene encoding 50S ribosomal protein L11, translating into MAKKLQAVVKLQLPAGKATPGPPVGSSLGPHGINIAGFVKEFNERTRDKEGLIIPAVLSIYSDRSFTFILKSPPAAVLIKKAAGIESASAKPNRDKVAKITKAQVEEIAKLKMADLNAGSLETAMSMVMGTARSMGVTVEG; encoded by the coding sequence ATGGCAAAAAAGCTTCAAGCAGTCGTTAAACTGCAACTGCCTGCCGGTAAAGCGACCCCCGGTCCGCCCGTCGGTTCGAGTCTCGGCCCGCACGGTATCAATATCGCAGGCTTCGTCAAGGAATTCAACGAGCGCACTCGCGACAAAGAGGGACTTATCATCCCTGCGGTGCTTAGTATCTATTCCGACCGTTCGTTCACCTTCATTCTCAAAAGCCCGCCCGCAGCGGTGCTTATCAAGAAGGCGGCGGGTATCGAGTCGGCTTCGGCTAAGCCCAACCGCGACAAGGTCGCCAAGATAACCAAGGCTCAGGTCGAGGAGATCGCCAAACTCAAAATGGCGGACCTCAACGCAGGCTCGCTGGAAACTGCTATGTCCATGGTCATGGGCACTGCGCGTTCCATGGGCGTTACGGTGGAGGGCTAA
- a CDS encoding ATP-binding protein: MIKRDIYLNRLIDRMGNGSIKVVTGIRRCGKSVLLFDLFGEYLSQSGVSDDHIIKFAFDSEDYLKLIDENPIDLAMSGNKVDPHKFTEYIQGRITDDGKYYLLLDEVQQLGAFESVLNGFLYKKNLDVYVTGSNSKFLSSDVITEFRGRGDEVRVYPLSFREYYSAVGGDKYEAWDEYHIYGGMPALLERKTDEQKAEYLQSLMSTVYLTDIVERNKVEYKDELESMVDFLCSAIGSLTNPKKISDTLKSIKGKSISSVTAKNYLLYLTDAFLFSEAKRFDVKGKKYFDTPLKYYISDVGLRNARLSFRQIEENHIMENVIYNELRVRGYSVDVGIVESHETVDGTHKRKLLEIDFVANKGNKKYYVQSAFELPTANKLHQETRPLLKVNDSFKKIVVVKDNIRPRLDENGIMTIGLINFLLDENSLDL, translated from the coding sequence ATGATTAAAAGAGATATTTATCTTAATCGCTTAATAGACAGAATGGGAAACGGCTCGATTAAAGTTGTTACCGGCATTCGACGTTGCGGAAAGTCGGTATTACTTTTCGATTTGTTCGGCGAGTATCTTTCGCAATCTGGAGTAAGCGATGATCATATAATCAAGTTTGCTTTTGATTCAGAGGACTACCTTAAACTTATCGACGAAAACCCGATTGATTTGGCAATGAGCGGCAACAAGGTAGACCCGCATAAGTTTACGGAATATATACAGGGGCGAATTACCGATGACGGGAAATATTATCTGCTACTCGACGAGGTTCAACAACTGGGTGCGTTCGAATCGGTGCTTAACGGTTTTTTATATAAGAAGAATTTAGACGTATACGTTACGGGGAGCAATTCAAAGTTCTTATCGTCTGACGTAATAACCGAGTTCCGCGGGCGCGGCGACGAGGTACGAGTTTATCCCCTATCGTTTAGAGAATACTATTCCGCAGTCGGCGGTGACAAGTACGAGGCTTGGGACGAATATCATATTTACGGCGGTATGCCCGCACTGCTCGAACGCAAGACCGACGAGCAAAAAGCCGAATACTTACAGTCGCTTATGTCAACGGTTTATCTTACGGATATAGTCGAGAGAAACAAAGTTGAATATAAAGACGAGCTGGAATCTATGGTAGATTTTTTATGTTCGGCAATCGGCTCGCTCACCAATCCCAAGAAAATATCCGACACGCTCAAAAGTATTAAAGGAAAATCTATAAGCAGCGTTACGGCAAAGAATTATCTGCTATACCTCACCGATGCGTTTTTGTTCAGCGAGGCTAAACGGTTCGACGTTAAAGGGAAAAAATATTTCGACACGCCGCTTAAATATTATATTTCAGACGTCGGGTTGAGAAATGCGCGGTTGAGTTTTAGACAGATAGAAGAAAACCACATAATGGAAAACGTTATCTACAACGAGCTTCGAGTTCGCGGGTATTCGGTCGACGTCGGGATCGTGGAATCGCATGAAACCGTTGACGGAACGCACAAGCGAAAGTTGCTTGAAATAGATTTTGTGGCTAACAAAGGCAATAAGAAATATTATGTTCAATCTGCGTTTGAATTGCCCACTGCGAACAAGCTGCATCAAGAGACCCGACCGCTGTTAAAGGTAAACGATTCGTTCAAGAAAATAGTAGTAGTAAAGGATAATATTCGACCTCGGCTCGATGAGAACGGCATTATGACGATCGGGCTGATAAACTTCTTGCTCGACGAGAACAGTCTTGATTTATAA
- a CDS encoding 50S ribosomal protein L10 has translation MSEHNIDQRKAYVADVVGKIEESSSVVIVDYRGINVAQDTAMRKALREAGVEYRVIKNSALSRAFEQTGNTGYDEYFNGPTAAAFGPKDDPIAPCRILAEYSGKTPLTIKCGVVEGKKFDENGVKSLAAIPEKPVLLAQLLGLLTSPMRSLAIAISEVAKKQSA, from the coding sequence ATGTCGGAACATAATATAGACCAGCGCAAAGCGTACGTTGCGGACGTCGTCGGCAAGATCGAGGAAAGCTCGTCGGTCGTTATCGTCGATTACCGCGGCATCAATGTAGCGCAGGACACCGCCATGCGTAAGGCGCTCCGCGAAGCAGGCGTTGAGTATCGCGTAATAAAGAACAGCGCGCTTTCCCGCGCGTTCGAGCAAACGGGCAACACCGGCTACGACGAATATTTCAACGGCCCTACCGCCGCGGCGTTCGGACCGAAGGACGATCCCATCGCGCCGTGCCGCATACTCGCCGAGTACTCGGGCAAAACGCCCCTTACCATTAAGTGCGGCGTAGTAGAAGGCAAAAAGTTCGACGAGAACGGCGTCAAATCGCTTGCCGCCATTCCCGAAAAGCCCGTGCTTCTTGCTCAGCTCCTCGGACTTCTCACCAGCCCTATGCGTTCGTTGGCTATTGCTATCAGCGAAGTCGCGAAAAAGCAGTCCGCGTAA
- the rplA gene encoding 50S ribosomal protein L1, with the protein MKHGKRYTAAISAIEKGKIYDTNEAFNKIGEIATAKFDETIEVHVKLGVDPRQADQQVRGTVVLPHGTGKSVRVLVIAKGDKADIAQKAGADIVGAEEIIAKIQNENYLDFDVVITSPDMMGQLGRVARILGPRGLMPSPKSGTITQDIAKAIADTKAGKVEYRVDKTSIVHCIIGKKSFGADKLKENFETLIDAIVKAKPAAAKGTYLKSVYVAPAMGPGLKVAVKL; encoded by the coding sequence ATGAAACACGGAAAGAGATATACAGCCGCCATCAGCGCCATAGAGAAAGGCAAGATTTACGACACCAACGAAGCGTTCAACAAGATCGGCGAGATAGCCACGGCTAAGTTCGACGAAACGATCGAAGTACACGTAAAGCTCGGCGTCGACCCCCGTCAGGCAGACCAACAGGTCCGCGGCACCGTAGTATTGCCGCACGGCACGGGTAAGAGCGTTCGCGTGCTCGTCATCGCCAAGGGCGATAAAGCGGACATTGCGCAGAAAGCAGGCGCGGACATAGTCGGCGCGGAAGAAATTATCGCGAAGATCCAGAACGAGAACTATCTCGACTTCGACGTAGTCATCACTTCGCCGGACATGATGGGTCAGCTTGGACGCGTAGCGCGTATCCTTGGTCCCCGCGGTCTCATGCCCAGCCCCAAATCGGGCACTATCACGCAGGACATCGCCAAAGCCATTGCCGACACCAAGGCAGGTAAGGTCGAGTACCGCGTAGACAAGACCTCGATCGTGCACTGCATCATCGGCAAAAAGTCGTTTGGTGCGGATAAGCTCAAAGAGAACTTCGAAACGCTTATCGACGCTATCGTCAAAGCTAAGCCCGCCGCGGCTAAGGGCACGTACCTTAAAAGCGTGTACGTAGCTCCCGCCATGGGCCCCGGCTTGAAAGTAGCCGTAAAGCTGTAA